One window from the genome of Pyrobaculum ferrireducens encodes:
- a CDS encoding radical SAM protein: MGICKLCGRSSVTISDSLGVCVDCLRSRPGKALEIAKRAHVISRSKFRLPAEPPGSGVQCGICGRGCLVPEGGVGYCGLVRSTGGRLVRPGGGVSIGVLSYYYDPIPTNCVADWVCPASTGRGYPKYAKTPWGEVGYYNLAVFYGACSLDCLFCQNWQYREYPAKPKLVSVEELEAAMGGRVTCVCFFGGDPAPQTVHALLVARRAAERGVRVCWETSGQLAPHLLDKVVESSLKTGGIVKFDLKAFTPSVYKALTGGEVDIVLRNFKVAARRFRERPEVPLVVASILLVPGYVDEVEVDLLTKFIARIEPEVPTRFLAFHPDYMMRDLPPTSVRHAETALKIARENGLVEVSLGNWWLLGDYY, encoded by the coding sequence GTGGGTATTTGTAAACTTTGTGGAAGGAGTAGCGTTACCATTTCGGATAGTTTGGGGGTCTGCGTAGATTGCCTCAGATCCAGACCTGGGAAGGCGCTGGAGATCGCCAAGAGGGCGCATGTAATTAGCAGATCTAAATTTAGACTCCCAGCGGAGCCCCCAGGTAGTGGCGTGCAGTGTGGAATATGTGGCAGGGGGTGCCTCGTGCCTGAGGGCGGCGTCGGCTACTGCGGACTGGTGAGGAGCACAGGCGGCAGACTCGTGAGGCCGGGCGGCGGTGTTTCTATCGGCGTGTTATCCTACTACTACGACCCCATTCCGACTAACTGCGTGGCGGACTGGGTATGCCCTGCCTCCACCGGCAGGGGGTATCCCAAATACGCCAAGACGCCGTGGGGCGAGGTGGGGTACTACAACCTGGCGGTTTTCTACGGGGCGTGTAGCCTCGACTGCCTTTTCTGCCAAAACTGGCAATACAGGGAGTACCCCGCCAAGCCGAAGTTAGTATCTGTGGAGGAGCTGGAAGCCGCCATGGGCGGGAGGGTGACTTGCGTCTGCTTCTTCGGGGGCGACCCGGCGCCGCAGACGGTGCACGCCCTTCTCGTGGCGAGGAGGGCAGCCGAGAGGGGGGTTAGGGTGTGTTGGGAGACGAGCGGCCAGCTGGCTCCCCACCTGCTGGATAAGGTTGTGGAGAGCTCTCTTAAGACCGGCGGCATTGTTAAGTTTGACCTAAAGGCGTTCACGCCGAGTGTCTACAAGGCGTTGACCGGCGGAGAGGTTGACATAGTCTTGAGGAATTTCAAAGTTGCCGCTAGGAGGTTTAGAGAAAGGCCGGAGGTGCCCCTCGTGGTGGCCTCTATTCTCCTCGTGCCTGGCTACGTGGACGAGGTCGAGGTGGACCTCTTGACTAAGTTCATCGCCCGGATCGAGCCGGAGGTGCCAACCCGCTTCCTGGCCTTCCACCCAGACTACATGATGCGTGATCTTCCACCCACGTCGGTTAGACACGCGGAAACTGCGTTGAAGATTGCTAGGGAGAATGGGCTTGTGGAGGTTAGTCTTGGGAATTGGTGGCTTCTCGGCGACTACTACTGA
- a CDS encoding DUF790 family protein, producing the protein MIPLDYLRVVRRGREIRPRYLGDEALARKIIDAARSSKTLGEFRKAAGEVGGDKKLARGLAHVMEQHMVVEELDTRLVSRIRLEVFKTASAAGYPQTPEERDAVFQRVAARLGLDVEEVKRLFTKAYEENREIIKTPEIEPGELVALYNQALIQALLFKSLYVKARIPNAPAVVKSLIRAVKGYGLMYIAEERGGWLEFHFDGPVSALRQTERYGTRLAKLVPYITSADRWEIEAEVKLRERTYMYREKWDTAPRLPKSLPPSEQFDSAVEQEFYRQVSRLCRVEREPEALVVEGKVYIPDFKIGELYVEIVGFWTPDYLRRKYEKLIKVGKPLLVLVSEELAMATWKELLPNVVVFKDRPRISDVYKYIKPHCVSSSRREATNSQD; encoded by the coding sequence GTGATTCCGCTAGACTATCTAAGGGTAGTTAGGAGGGGGAGGGAGATAAGGCCTAGGTACCTAGGCGACGAGGCCCTCGCCAGGAAGATCATAGACGCGGCGAGGTCGTCGAAAACCCTTGGAGAATTTAGAAAGGCGGCCGGGGAGGTGGGGGGCGACAAAAAGCTTGCAAGAGGTCTGGCCCACGTCATGGAACAACACATGGTGGTGGAGGAGCTGGACACCAGACTTGTCTCCAGAATTAGACTTGAAGTTTTTAAAACTGCGTCGGCGGCGGGGTACCCCCAGACGCCTGAGGAGCGCGACGCTGTCTTCCAACGCGTCGCGGCCAGGCTCGGGCTGGACGTCGAGGAGGTGAAGAGGCTGTTTACAAAAGCCTATGAGGAAAATAGAGAAATTATAAAAACGCCTGAGATAGAGCCCGGCGAGCTGGTGGCGCTCTACAACCAAGCGCTTATACAAGCACTGCTTTTCAAATCTCTATACGTCAAGGCGAGGATCCCCAACGCGCCGGCAGTGGTGAAGAGCCTTATCCGCGCCGTAAAGGGCTACGGGCTTATGTACATTGCCGAGGAGAGGGGAGGGTGGCTTGAGTTCCACTTCGACGGGCCGGTGTCGGCGCTGAGGCAGACGGAGCGCTACGGCACGCGCCTCGCTAAGCTCGTGCCTTACATCACCTCGGCAGATAGGTGGGAGATAGAGGCAGAGGTGAAGCTGAGAGAGCGGACGTATATGTACAGAGAAAAATGGGACACGGCGCCCAGGCTACCCAAGTCCCTGCCCCCCTCGGAGCAGTTCGACAGCGCAGTTGAGCAAGAGTTCTACAGACAAGTCTCGAGGCTATGCCGAGTGGAGCGGGAGCCCGAGGCCCTGGTGGTGGAGGGCAAGGTCTACATCCCCGACTTCAAGATAGGCGAACTCTACGTGGAGATAGTGGGCTTCTGGACCCCCGACTACCTCAGGCGGAAGTACGAAAAGCTGATAAAGGTGGGGAAGCCCCTCCTCGTCTTAGTCTCCGAGGAGCTCGCCATGGCCACGTGGAAGGAGCTCCTCCCAAACGTCGTCGTTTTTAAAGATAGGCCTAGGATAAGCGACGTCTATAAATACATCAAGCCCCACTGCGTCAGTAGTAGTCGCCGAGAAGCCACCAATTCCCAAGACTAA
- a CDS encoding 4Fe-4S dicluster domain-containing protein codes for MAELTKYQRVLIDQDTCISCGACVAACPYQALELDDNGKARLIWEMCKDDFSCVAVCPVKCIYKVSEAPAEFKAKKGWYRFGKALSPEEQKAYEEWKTKFGVTAPPV; via the coding sequence ATGGCAGAATTAACAAAATACCAGAGGGTGTTGATAGATCAAGATACGTGTATAAGCTGCGGCGCGTGTGTCGCAGCTTGTCCGTACCAGGCGCTCGAGCTTGACGATAACGGCAAAGCTAGATTAATATGGGAGATGTGTAAAGACGACTTCTCCTGTGTAGCTGTGTGTCCTGTGAAGTGTATTTACAAGGTGAGCGAGGCGCCTGCGGAGTTTAAGGCTAAGAAGGGGTGGTACAGATTCGGCAAAGCCCTCTCGCCAGAGGAGCAGAAGGCGTACGAGGAGTGGAAGACGAAGTTCGGAGTCACCGCGCCGCCGGTTTAA
- a CDS encoding helix-turn-helix domain-containing protein: MALRVTVSFSYTGGSICGEIVGMNMGHAVLADKELSMLKCEPCEIAMRYGAVIVGGKICEDKALIVLIANTFQLSRILKEMHELGLKPRVVGRAKYIKEPDLTEDQLRLIELAYKLGYFDESRKVSLKDLASMIGVSPSAADRKLRRGLKKIVEFYLSRYGRGDHL; encoded by the coding sequence ATGGCCCTCAGAGTTACTGTGTCCTTCAGCTACACCGGCGGCTCGATATGCGGAGAAATTGTGGGAATGAACATGGGACACGCCGTCCTCGCAGATAAGGAACTCTCTATGCTAAAGTGCGAGCCGTGTGAAATCGCCATGAGATACGGCGCGGTGATAGTGGGTGGAAAGATATGCGAAGACAAGGCGTTAATTGTACTAATTGCCAACACCTTTCAGCTCTCAAGGATATTAAAAGAAATGCATGAACTAGGGCTAAAACCAAGAGTGGTGGGCAGGGCTAAATATATAAAAGAGCCCGACCTCACTGAGGATCAGCTCAGGCTTATAGAACTGGCCTATAAACTTGGGTACTTCGACGAGAGTAGAAAGGTGTCGTTAAAAGACCTCGCCTCGATGATCGGCGTCTCCCCATCCGCGGCTGACAGAAAACTAAGGAGGGGTCTGAAGAAAATAGTGGAGTTCTACCTAAGCCGCTACGGCAGAGGAGATCATTTATAG